The Eptesicus fuscus isolate TK198812 chromosome 16, DD_ASM_mEF_20220401, whole genome shotgun sequence DNA window CTGAATGGCCTGGCGCCGCAGGCCTGAGCTTCGAGGGGCCTGAGCCCGCTCTGAGCCGCCGTTGGCAGCCTGGGCCCGAGTGCCCACGCCCCCAGGGTTACTGTCCTCCGGGGCCCCTTCTTCTGGCCGGGGCAACTCCAGACTGTCACTGTCATAGCAGCCTGAGCTCTGGGACGCAGCGGGGACACGGCTGGAGGCCCTACGGTGGGGTGGAGCAGATGgtaaggagaagggagaggcacCGGGCCTGCCCAAACGCCCCATCCCGCCCCTGACACTGGCCAAGGGCAACCCACCCGCCCTCCTTTCCAAGAGCCCCTTCTGAGTGTGGAAAGGCAGACGGACAGAGGGGACCcaaggaggatggggagaggggagacccGCCTCCAGACAGGTCAGCCAGCCAGTGGGCCAGGGTGAGGGTGGGCTgcattggcgggggggggggggggaggtgggcccGAGGCTTACCCTGTGCTGGGAGAGGAGCCATGCCGTGACACCGCATATGTGCTAGGCATGGCCATCCCCACGTGGTGTTCTCGCTGTGGGCCcccagagcaggagggaagggaaggagggcagaggaggcaAGAGGATGAGAAGGAGCAGGTAAAACAGGGTGCAagatggagagaagaggagagagaagaaggaaaaaagttgGGAAAGATGGAcaaatagacagacagacagccgaGAGGCAGGCTCGCCAGCCCCCTCCGCATACCCACCCCGCACCCCAGGCCCAGCTTGTGACTCCTGGGCTCTCACTGGCAGGGATGGGCCTCTGAATCACACCTCACTACAGCCTCAGGGGCCTGCGCTTCTGCCACCTCAGAGGGGCTCCCCTATTCCTTGACCCCCTACTTCAGGCCTACAGTCTGCTCATGGGGAAGAGCCAAAGAGGGAGCATTACAGGGGAGATGTCAGGCCACATGTGAGGGGAGTTTGTGGAAGTCAGGTGtgcaggtggaggagggaaggTAGGTGGGCACTCACCActctgcctgggccccgggccccgggcccagcTCCACGGCCCAGGCTGGCACTCGGTGtgctgccacagctgctgctgaTGACCTGCAGCTGCCGCTCGGCACGGTCAGCCCGCTCCAGGAGCTCCTCGATGAACTGCTGCAGCCGCAGCTTGGCGCTGGCCTCCCGTGCCGCAGTCTCCTTCAGGAACTGGTCGATCTGCACCACCTCCCTGGGCCCGGAGCAGTCTCTTACCCAATGCCTCAGCCTGTCTGCCCACCCACCCTCTagaggaggccctggccagtgggggagCGACATGGGGCACAGCTGCCCCCCGTGTCTGCTCATGGTCACATGGAAACACATAGAACAGGCCCAGGCACACTGTCCCACACAACGGCACACACGGGAATGCCAGCATATATTCCGAGTTACACACTCACACCCCACTCACCCAGCCCCACACAACTGGACATCCCTGTTCCCCAGGCATACTCAGTCACACACAGCCACCTCCTGCCTCcagacacacacagtcacacagccAAGTACGCAAAGTCCAATACATAGCCCCACACTCAAATATATGTATTCATGTTCATTCGCAGGCACACAGTCTGAGAAAGGCACAGCTCACCAACACATTCaaaccccccacctccctccccaccacacacacatttttcagaAACCTTCTCAGATGCAGAAGCATACTTCCCATGGCACTACCACCCTCCAGGAGTTGCATGTACACACAGCACACTTAAGAGTCACAAGAGTATTTACTCCCAATTGCATTCACGGTTGTTCATGCATCCACTCAACATTGACTGAGCACCTTCTTGGTTCTAGGTATTGGGGACACAGTAGTGAATAAGCAGAGAAAAATTCCTGCCACCATGGAGCTTGTATCACTATGGGGACAGATGCATAACATCTACATATTTCATAATTCTACACTTAAAGACGAGAGACATAAGGAGAAGCAACAAAGACTGAGGAGGAGCAAAGAGGTAGAAGGAGATCCCAGGAGAGTGTCCTGGAAGCCAAGTGAAGAATGTGTTtcaccagccagcctggctcagtggttgagcatcgacctatgaaccaggaggtcacggttcaattcctggtcaggacacatgtctgggttgcgggcttgatccccactgcggggcattgcaggaggcagctaatcaatgattctctctcatcattgatgtttctatctctctctccctttcctttcctctctgaaataaattatatatatatattttgaagaacGTGTTTCAAGATCAGctgtgtcaaatgctgctgaTAGGCCAAGTAAGATGATGGTTTGGCCTTGACAACATGAAGATCGTTGGTGACAAGGAGAAGAGTGGTGGAGGTGGACACCTAATCAGATTGGGTTCAAAAGAGAACACAGGGAAAGACATTGGAGACCAGGAGGATAAGCAATACTTTAAAGAGTTGTTCTGCAAGAAGGCGAGAAAGGGGGCAGCTCACGGGGGAGGTAGGGTTGTGGCAGGTGGCGGAATGAGCTTGTTGGTGTGCGTTCAGGAATGATACCGTAGATGGGGGGAATCTCATgagggcagtgggagagggggggaTTCGGCGGTGTCTCTGAGTGTGCAAAAGGGAAGAGGACCTGGTGCCATAATGCGGGAGCTGGCTttggctaggacagtggtcggcaaactcatcagtcaacagagccaaatatcaacagtacgaggactgaaatttcttttgagagccgaaaaccgacttctgcgcacgggccacgacgtttcaatcgcactgtacgtgcgcgcccgcacgtggtattttgtggaagagccacactcaagggtccaaagagccgcatgtggctcgcgagccgcggtttgccgaccaccgagCTAGGAGACTAGAGTAGGAAGAGAAACACAGTCTTCATTGGCACACATGGTCATACTGCCATGGACTCACAGTCCTAACCACAGTCACGACACAGTTGGCCCCGCAGGCACCATCGTTCCATGCTCATGgcctcacacacagacacactcattGCCACACTCACGGTGGGAGGCAGTAGCACAATGACACACAGGGTCACCCACGAGGGAACACTGGCGGGCACATCCACCCCCGGGGGCCCGGCGGGCCACTCACTGCTGCTTGCGGCTCAGCTCCTGCTCCTTGTGCACGAGGTCCTGCTTGAGGGAGGCCAGCAGCTCCACGCTCACGTCCACCTGGCGCGAGAGCTCGGACGCgcgctcctccagctcctccttctcGCGCCCCAGCCGCGCGCTCTCCTGCCGCGCCGTCTCCAGCTCCGCGGCCTTGCGCTCCAGCTCGGCCTGCAGCCGGCCCACCTGGCCCGCAATCTTCTGCTCCACCTCCTCGCTCAGCCGCTCCAGCCGCCGGTCCACCTCCAGCTTCTCCAGCGCGCGGATCTTGAGGCGCGCCAGGCCCTCCTCGTAAGCCACATCGGCGGGCGAGGGGGAAGCGGGCGAGGCGGTGGTGGGCCCGGGGCaagggctggggccggggggcggCGTGGAGCACGCCGAGGAGGCCACGGACTTACGGGCGAACAGCTCCCCCAGCGGGATCTCAATCTCGCGCAGCGCGtagcgggcggcggcggcgggcacgAGGCCGGGCTCCGCCAGCTCCTCGCAGGGCAGGCCGGCGGGCACCAGGTCGCCGGGGAAGTGGGCGAGGGgcgcgtggtggtggtggtggtgcagcAGGTGGGGCGTGGCGGGCGCCGGCCCGGCCGCCTGCTCCTTGCCCTGGAAGGACGTGCTCTCGAAGACCTCGCGCCGGgcgccgggcacggccagcagggCGGCGGGCTCGGGCGCCAGCGGGAAGCCCGAAGCCGCGGCGGCCGCTGCAGCAGCTGCGGCGCCTTCGCAGATGCTGTTGGTCTTGGAGAGGATGTAGAGGGTCTCGTACGTGTGGCTGTACTCCAGGTGCGCGCGCAGGGACGACAGGCTCCGGAAGCGCTTGTGCTCCCCGCAGCGGGGGCAGCGGTACGGCAGGTCCAGCGAGGCCAtggccccgccgcccccgcggcCTTCGGGCTCCACCGCGGCCGCCCCGCCGATCAACCGGGTGCACTCATGGGGGGCCGCGGGCGAGCCCCCCTGCGGGATCAGGAAGGCTCAGGGCACCCGCGGTCAGGGGTGAGGAGGCTAGAAGAGAGGGAGTAGGTCTTAGGAAGGGTATCCCTGCTTCCCTTCCTCACACCCCGTACCCGTACCCGTGAGGATATGGACTTTCCCAGGACAACATGTGCCCAGAGAGAGGGACGAGGGGAGACCCATGGCCTGACCTCCCAGAGGGGGCTGGCTTGCTGTGGTACCTGTGCAAGGGCCTGTGCATGTgtgagagtgaaaaaaaaaaaaaaaaagaattctttaaggaaagaagaaaaaaaaaaaaaggcattcgtTTTGCGaggttggtatggctcagtgggttgagcagcgtcccatggaccaagaggtcccagggtttgattcctggtcagggcacatgccagggttgaaggctagatcctcagtgtggggtgtacaggagccAGTCATTAGAAGTGtctctcattgacatttctctctctccctctctgaaatcaataaaaaaaaaaattttaaaaagacattcgttttatttataatagttcCAACCTGGatacaacccaagtgcccatcaccaatagaatgaataaactgtggtatattcatatattcataatGGAATAATAACCCAGCAGTAAGAAGAGGAACCATTggtacatgcaacaacatggatgaaagaagccagaccagGGTGCACACTATAGGATTCAATATACGTGGAGTTTAAGAACAGACTAAATTGAAGATGACAAAGTCAGAATGGAGGTTACCCCTAGGGGTCTCTATGGACTGGGACGGGGCAAGAGGGAACCTTATGTGATACAGGTGTATACATATGCAAACAATCAACTGTACTGGTACACTTGAGATTTGTGCACTATATGTACCTGACTGGATGTATGTTACATctcaaaaaaaattcttaaaagatATGCTTATTTccaataagccagtcaatgaaagaaaaataccacatgatctcactcatttatgggtaataaagaacattgtaaactgatgaacacaaatatagatacagagacagtaaagcatcaaacagactgtcaaattacagggggaaggttagggagaggtgggggaaataagagatcaaccgaaggacttgtaaacatgcatataagcataaccaatggacacaaaactcgggggggtgagggcatgtatgggtgtggggtgggggggacaagggtaagatatgtacacatataatacctaaattaaaaaaagtgagaaaaaaaagatatgctTATTTCCATGTCATGTGAACCACACCCATAAGACAGGCTGGACAACTGGTACCAGGATGCAGTGACCAAGATGTCACCTCACCCGACAGTACCCCTGTGTGTGTCACTGTTTGTTCCTGCCCTTTCTTCTGAACCCTGCTCTCCAATCCCTGCCACTCCAGGCACCTAGGTCCTTTCCTCGGATTTCATTGCTACGTTGGTCTCCAATAAGTGGCCTTGCCTGTCCTTTACTCCAGGGGTCATGATATTTGTCCTCCCCAGACCTCTTCTGGCACAAGCAGCCACCCTTCCTggaatcccagccctggtcaccctcaactccCACTGTGCATCCCCCCATCATCTCTGGCTTCTGGtcaccccgcccctgcctcctgggATCTCTACCCCATTCCTCACTGCCTTCTTCTTTCTAACGGCCTGCAATCCGGTTTCAACCACCCTCTGATGTCACATGCTCCACCAGATCACAGCCCACCTGCTAGTCAGACAATTCAGTTGTCATCAGGTATCTTCACCCACTTGACCCCTTGGCTGAGTCTCCTGACCCCTCAGACTTTATAGGTTACCATTAAGGTGCCTAGTTTGGGATCTCTGACCTCCTCCTCTTGCTGCTTTCCTAATCTTCTTGTCTCCTGATGGGAGGTCTTCATGCCCCCTTTGCCTCTATCTTCTCCCCCGGCAGTCAGATGCACTCCCAAGAGTTAACTCACACGGTAAATCCATTaagtctcagctctgcctctccATCCTGACCTGTTCTTGAGTTCCATTTGCTTTGGCATTTCCACATGGATGTATGAGTGTGTAATGTCTGTTCCCTTTGCAGCCCAGCCCCCAGTCCTCCTCATGAGAAGAGCACCCTGCTTTGACCTTGGGGAACCATTGTTCCTTTCCCGTTTTCTCAGTCCATGTGGTCTGGGTGGGGGTTGATGGCCCATCCCTGGCTTCAGGGGTAAGAATGTGGTACAGGCCTGGTCGACCAGAGGCTTGGGATGAGCACATATC harbors:
- the FBXO41 gene encoding F-box only protein 41 — its product is MASLDLPYRCPRCGEHKRFRSLSSLRAHLEYSHTYETLYILSKTNSICEGAAAAAAAAAASGFPLAPEPAALLAVPGARREVFESTSFQGKEQAAGPAPATPHLLHHHHHHAPLAHFPGDLVPAGLPCEELAEPGLVPAAAARYALREIEIPLGELFARKSVASSACSTPPPGPSPCPGPTTASPASPSPADVAYEEGLARLKIRALEKLEVDRRLERLSEEVEQKIAGQVGRLQAELERKAAELETARQESARLGREKEELEERASELSRQVDVSVELLASLKQDLVHKEQELSRKQQEVVQIDQFLKETAAREASAKLRLQQFIEELLERADRAERQLQVISSSCGSTPSASLGRGAGPGARGPGRVREHHVGMAMPSTYAVSRHGSSPSTGASSRVPAASQSSGCYDSDSLELPRPEEGAPEDSNPGGVGTRAQAANGGSERAQAPRSSGLRRQAIQNWQRRPRRHSTEGEEGDISDVGSRTTESEAEGPSDVPRPGPAMAGPLSSCRLSARSEGGSGRGRRAERGSPSRSNEVISPEILKMRAALFCIFTYLDTRTLLHAAEVCRDWRFVARHPAVWTRVLLENARVCSKFLAMLAQWCTQAHSLTLQNLKPRQRGKKESKEEYARSTRGCLEAGLESLLKAAGGNLLILRISHCPNILTDRSLWLASCYCRALQAVTYRSATDPVGHEVIWALGAGCREIVSLQVAPLHPCQQPLRFSNRCLQMIGRCWPHLRALGVGGAGCGVQGLASLARNCMRLQVLELDHVSEITQEVAAEVCREGLKGLEMLVLTATPVTPKALLHFNSICRNLKSIVVQIGIADYFKEPSSPEAQKLFEDMVTKLQALRRRPGFSKILHIKVEGGC